From Candidatus Sphingomonas colombiensis, one genomic window encodes:
- a CDS encoding acetoacetate--CoA ligase, with protein sequence MSEAVEEGTLLWTPDGDFVEKAQLTRFMRWLGAERNIHFEDYATLWRWSVDDLDGFWRAIYDYFSLDADGDPEAIVTGEAMFLARWFPGVRLNFAEHLLRHEAVAEPGEIALYHSSEIRPLATLSWAELGSQVRAVATRLRAMGIKAGDMVVSIMPNVPETAVAMLATTAIGAIWSSAAPEFGPAMVLDRFRQLRPKLAFVGNGYSFNGRVFDRRDEVAEILSNLPSLEMVVTFDYLDLAWEALPYSGLTFAELLASPAIGRDEFRYERLPSEAPLWVLFSSGTTGLPKAIVHSHIGMTLEQLKNMSLSCNLGPGKRMFFYTTTGWMMWNAVISALITGASAVLYDGSPVFGGPEMLWKMAAVTGTTSFGASPTLVKSMNAAGIKPKNICDLSHLDMVLLGGAPSTPETFKWFYDNVKADLWVSSQSGGTDLCSGLVTGVAIQPVYAGEIQAAALGIAVDIWDEHGNGLVDEEGELVVTRPFPSAPLCFLGDEDNGRYHDSYFSTYPGVWRHGDLAKRNERGGVYVYGRSDSTLNRYGVRIGTGEIYRPLDDISEIEDSLVICCEMANGNFYMPMFVALRPGAIWSAELEARIVETLRLKASPRHVPDEFVVAPGIPYTVTGKKMEVPIRKLVIGASPEQAASRDIMARPDLLNWYIEFARQPNITERRRQIA encoded by the coding sequence TTGAGCGAAGCGGTCGAGGAAGGCACGCTGCTCTGGACGCCCGACGGAGATTTTGTCGAGAAGGCGCAACTCACTCGCTTCATGCGGTGGCTCGGTGCCGAGCGGAATATTCATTTTGAAGACTATGCAACCTTGTGGCGTTGGTCGGTCGATGATCTAGATGGATTCTGGCGCGCGATTTACGACTATTTTTCGCTCGATGCCGATGGCGATCCCGAAGCCATCGTTACCGGCGAGGCAATGTTCCTCGCGCGCTGGTTTCCCGGCGTCAGATTGAATTTCGCGGAACATTTGCTCCGTCATGAGGCTGTGGCCGAACCGGGCGAGATCGCCTTGTATCACAGCAGCGAGATTCGCCCGTTGGCCACGCTTAGTTGGGCGGAGCTTGGCAGTCAGGTCCGCGCGGTCGCGACGCGATTGAGGGCGATGGGCATAAAAGCAGGCGACATGGTCGTCTCCATTATGCCCAATGTTCCAGAAACCGCCGTTGCCATGTTGGCAACGACGGCTATCGGCGCGATCTGGTCCTCGGCCGCGCCCGAGTTCGGGCCGGCGATGGTGCTGGATCGTTTCAGGCAATTGCGGCCCAAGCTCGCGTTTGTCGGAAATGGATATAGTTTCAACGGCCGCGTGTTCGATCGCCGCGATGAAGTCGCTGAAATTCTGTCGAATCTTCCTTCGCTGGAAATGGTCGTGACGTTCGACTACCTTGATCTCGCTTGGGAGGCGTTGCCGTATTCTGGCCTGACTTTCGCCGAATTGCTCGCGTCGCCGGCGATCGGGCGCGATGAATTCCGCTACGAACGGCTTCCCTCCGAGGCTCCCCTCTGGGTGCTTTTTTCTTCTGGCACGACCGGGCTGCCGAAAGCGATCGTCCATTCGCACATCGGGATGACGCTCGAGCAGTTGAAGAACATGTCGCTGAGTTGCAATCTCGGCCCCGGCAAACGCATGTTCTTCTACACGACAACCGGCTGGATGATGTGGAACGCCGTCATATCCGCCCTCATTACCGGCGCCTCGGCGGTGCTGTATGATGGTAGCCCGGTTTTCGGCGGACCGGAGATGCTCTGGAAAATGGCGGCCGTAACGGGCACCACTTCTTTCGGGGCCAGTCCGACACTCGTCAAAAGCATGAATGCCGCCGGGATAAAGCCCAAGAATATCTGCGATCTCTCCCATCTCGACATGGTTCTGCTTGGCGGCGCACCATCAACACCCGAAACCTTCAAATGGTTTTACGACAACGTGAAGGCCGATCTTTGGGTCTCGTCCCAGTCGGGCGGCACCGACCTATGCAGCGGACTTGTGACGGGGGTCGCAATTCAGCCGGTATACGCGGGTGAAATACAGGCTGCGGCCCTCGGCATCGCCGTCGATATCTGGGACGAACACGGCAACGGTCTTGTCGACGAAGAGGGCGAGCTTGTCGTCACCCGCCCCTTCCCCTCCGCCCCACTCTGCTTTCTCGGGGACGAAGACAACGGCCGCTATCACGACAGCTATTTCTCCACTTATCCGGGAGTGTGGCGACACGGCGATCTAGCGAAGCGCAACGAGCGCGGTGGCGTTTATGTTTATGGCCGGTCGGATTCGACGCTCAATCGCTATGGTGTGCGCATCGGAACCGGCGAGATTTATCGCCCTCTCGACGACATCTCCGAAATCGAAGATTCGCTCGTCATATGCTGCGAGATGGCCAACGGTAATTTCTATATGCCGATGTTCGTGGCGCTTCGCCCTGGGGCGATCTGGAGTGCCGAACTCGAAGCCCGGATCGTGGAGACGCTGCGACTGAAAGCCAGCCCGCGCCATGTGCCAGACGAGTTCGTCGTTGCGCCCGGCATCCCTTACACGGTGACGGGCAAAAAGATGGAAGTTCCCATTCGCAAACTGGTGATTGGCGCGTCGCCAGAACAGGCGGCAAGCCGCGATATCATGGCGCGGCCCGACCTTCTCAACTGGTACATAGAATTCGCCCGCCAGCCGAATATCACCGAACGGCGAAGACAGATTGCATAA